A single region of the Felis catus isolate Fca126 chromosome F2, F.catus_Fca126_mat1.0, whole genome shotgun sequence genome encodes:
- the COMMD5 gene encoding COMM domain-containing protein 5, which yields MSAVGTASPYLHYPGDSHSSRVSFLGAQLPPEVAAMPRLLGDLDRGTFRKLLKLVVSSLQGEDCREAVQRLRAGTDLPEERLGALLAGTNTLLQQALRLPPASLKPDAFKDQLRELCIPQDLVMDLSSVVFGSQRLLLNSVARRQGTWLPHVASLWWRVDVAISTSALARSLQPSVLMQLKLSDGSAYRFEVPTAKFQELRYGVALVLKEMADLEKRCELKLQD from the coding sequence ATGTCTGCCGTGGGGACTGCATCTCCATACCTGCATTACCCTGGTGACAGTCACAGCAGCCGGGTGAGTTTCCTGGGGGCCCAGCTCCCCCCAGAAGTGGCAGCAATGCCCCGGCTCCTGGGGGACCTGGACAGGGGCACATTCAGAAAGTTGTTGAAGCTGGTGGTCAGCAGTCTGCAGGGAGAGGACTGTCGGGAGGCTGTGCAGCGCCTCAGGGCTGGCACAGACCTGCCGGAGGAAAGGCTGGGCGCCCTTCTAGCTGGCACAAACACACTGCTCCAGCAGGCTCTCCGGCTGCCCCCAGCCAGCCTGAAGCCCGACGCCTTTAAAGACCAGCTCCGGGAGCTCTGCATCCCCCAGGACCTGGTCATGGACTTGTCCAGCGTGGTGTTTGGGAGCCAGCGGCTTCTCCTCAACTCTGTGGCCAGGCGGCAGGGGACCTGGCTGCCCCATGTTGCCAGCTTGTGGTGGAGGGTGGATGTGGCAATCTCCACCAGTGCCCTGGCCCGCTCCCTGCAGCCGAGTGTCCTAATGCAGCTGAAGCTTTCAGATGGGTCAGCATACCGCTTCGAGGTCCCCACAGCCAAGTTCCAGGAGCTGAGGTACGGCGTGGCCCTAGTCCTGAAGGAGATGGCGGACCTGGAGAAGAGGTGTGAGCTCAAACTGCAGGACTGA